A single window of Sphaerodactylus townsendi isolate TG3544 linkage group LG03, MPM_Stown_v2.3, whole genome shotgun sequence DNA harbors:
- the LOC125428726 gene encoding E3 ubiquitin-protein ligase TRIM7-like codes for MAAAAATGALEELCEEATCSICLDYFRDPVTIAGCGHAFCRACLTHSWGDLAGAEASCPLCRGPAQEGTLRPNHQLANIAEIIQKLRPVGGKGGICEQHQEPLRFFCQEDEAPVCLVCRISEEHKDHEVIPLEEAFQENRATVAGRFCQKHQEPLKLFCKDDEALICVVCDRSKEHRDHETLPLDEASQEYKDQFCDCLEKLKEEREQILASKAELEEESQDLLKQTTEEKQEMVAKFRELHTFLEEQEKLLLAQLEEVEKEVAKNRDQHLAELSEALSSLDSLMQEMEGKCQQPASELLQDARSTLLRYEEKEAFENPAAFPLSLKWRIWDCSDLNLFLEGIKKQLKDSLDSGLHLQKANETLDPDTAHPRLILSEDQKSVRRGEKAQTLPDNPERFDHCWAVLGREGFTGGRHFWEVLVGSEGEWWVGVARKSVRRKGWLKFSPEEGIWWVGKWGRCYRAARKGPYIRLSLSGEPKRIRVCLNYEGGRVAFFDADRGALIYEFSGASFSGETLLPFFYVYEKGHLKLSS; via the exons atggcggcggcggcggcgacgggTGCCCTGGAGGAGCTGTGCGAGGAAGCCACTTGCTCCATCTGCTTGGATTATTTCAGGGATCCGGTGACCATTGCTGGCTGCGGCCACGCTTTCTGCCGGGCCTGCCTGACCCACAGCTGGGGGGACTTGGCGGGGGCAGAGGCTTCGTGCCCTCTTTGCAGAGGACCCGCGCAGGAGGGGACCCTCCGGCCCAACCACCAGCTGGCCAACATTGCAGAAATAATCCAGAAACTCCGTCCtgtgggaggaaagggggggatctGCGAGCAGCACCAGGAGCCCCTGAGGTTTTTCTGCCAGGAGGACGAAGCCCCCGTCTGCCTGGTCTGCCGGATATCCGAGGAGCACAAAGATCACGAGGTGATTCCTCTGGAGGAGGCTTTCCAGGAAAATCGA GCAACGGTGGCCGGTAGGTTTTGCCAGAAGCACCAGGAGCCCCTGAAGCTCTTCTGCAAGGATGACGAAGCCCTCATCTGTGTGGTCTGCGACCGATCCAAGGAGCACAGAGATCATGAAACTCTTCCTCTTGACGAGGCCTCCCAAGAGTACAAG GATCAATTCTGCGATTGTCTGGAGAAgctgaaggaggagagagaacaaATTCTGGCGTCTAAAGCAGAGTTAGAGGAGGAAAGCCAAGACCTGCTG AAACAAACCACAGAAGAGAAACAAGAGATGGTAGCCAAGTTCAGAGAACTGCACACTTTTCTGGAGGAACAAGAGAAACTTCTGCTGGCCCAGTTGGAAGAGGTGGAGAAGGAGGTGGCAAAAAACCGGGATCAGCACCTGGCTGAACTCTCTGAGGCGCTCTCCTCTCTGGACAGCCTTATGCAGGAGATGGAGGGGAAATGTCAGCAGCCGGCCAGTGAACTCCTGCAG GATGCCAGAAGCACCTTGCTAAG GTATGAAGAAAAGGAGGCGTTTGAGAATCCAGCAGCTTTTCCTCTTTCACTGAAGTGGCGCATTTGGGATTGCTCGGATTTAAATCTCTTTTTGGAGGGCATCAAAAAGCAACTCAAAG ACTCCCTGGATTCTGGACTTCACCTGCAGAAAG CAAATGAGACTCTGGATCCAGACACGGCCCATCCCCGACTCATCCTGTCTGAGGATCAGAAAAGTGTGAGACGAGGAGAAAAAGCTCAAACTCTTCCAGACAATCCTGAGAGATTTGACCATTGTTGGGCTGTTCTTGGTCGTGAGGGGTTCACAGGAGGCCGCCATTTCTGGGAAGTCCTTGTGGGAAGTGAGGGagaatggtgggtgggggtggccagaaagtctgtgaggaggaagggatggTTAAAGTTCAGTCCTGAGGAAGGGATCTGGtgggtggggaagtggggaaggtGCTACAGGGCTGCCAGAAAAGGCCCTTATATTCGCCTGTCCCTGAGTGGGGAGCCCAAGAGGATCCGAGTCTGTCTGAACTATGAAGGAGGGCGAGTGGCTTTTTTTGACGCTGACCGAGGAGCCCTCATCTATGAGTTCTCTGGAGCCTCCTTCTCTGGAGAGACCCTCCTGCCCTTCTTTTACGTGTATGAAAAAGGCCACCTCAAACTCTCTTCTTGA